The DNA window ATCGCTACCAGTACAACTGGACCACCGACGGAGCGTGGGCCGGTACCTGCCGCCACCTGCAGGTCACCCTCATCGACACCAGCACCCACACCGCGGACTTCCGCTTCCACTGATCCCCGCCCCAGAAGGCTTCGCGGGGGCAGCGGCCCGCTGCCCCCGCGAAGTTCGCTCCATCCGTCCACAAAGGAATCGATCAGGACGAGCCCCCGCCCGCGCTACCGCCGGACCGGCGCGAAGGTGACGGTCTGCTCGGCCGCGGTGCGGGAGCCGCCTACGGCACTGCCGGAACTGTCGGTCCAACTCCGGATCGGGGTGGTTTCGGCGAGGCGGCCGGTCGTGGCGGACAGGCCCAGTGCGAGGCCGCTGTAGCGGTTGATCAGCCGGAACCCGCCGTGGGTTCCCTTGGCGGGGACCACGAACCACTGCTGGCCCGCGCTCGCGTCCGGTGTGGACACCACGGGACGGGTGCCCCACGCGCGGTTCGCGGTGGACACCGGCACGCCGAGGGCTTGCCCGGTGCGGTCGTTGGTGATCCGGAACGAGCCGTCGCCGTTCGCGGTGAACTTCCAGCCGTCGAGCGCGCCGTTCACCGTCGAGGTCGTTTCGCCGGTGCCGGGGACCTGGGCCAGTACGCGTCCCGCTCCGGTGCCGATCCGGTAGGTCCGTGCCGGGTCGACCGGTGCCGGGGCCGGGGTGCGGGAGGTGACGGTGATGTCGGCGTACTCGCCGTCGGATGTGGCGCACGCGATGGAGCAGTAGGAGCGGAACGTCTTGCCGACGATGGTGGAACTGGTTTTGTTGGCGCCGTCGAGGAACCAGCGGTACCAGGAACCGGACTTGTAGGCGCCCGAGTCGCCGATCAGGCGCCACTTCTGCGTGGAGAGGTCGTCGGTGACGTAGAACTTCTGGGGCTGCGTCCCGGAAACGACCTCGGGTTCGCCGATGTAGAGCCCGAGGTGGGCGTCGTAGGCGATGTTTATCACGAACAGATCCGATTTCGCCGGCAGTTCGCCCGCCGCCACCTGCTGGTCGACGGAGCCGGTGTTGGCGGGGTCGTAGTCGTCGGCCGGTTTCGTGTAGCCGCGGGGATTGGCGGCGGTGGCCGGGACCATGTTGCTTTCCTTGCCGCCGAGGCCGGGCTGGGACCACGCGCCGTCGTACCACTTCGACCAGGTGCCGCCGGCGAGCTTGCCCGACATCGGCGCGCGCGCCACGTGCGCGAGACCGCCCGCGCTGCCGCCGGTGCCTTCCTTCGGGACGATCCGCGAGCCGTAGTAGAGGTAGAAGTAGCCGGAGGCGGGATCGGCGAACAGGCGCGGATCGCCGTCGCCGTAGTCGAAGGTCTGGTTCGGGAACGCCTTGGTGTCGCCCCGTTTCGTGCTGTACGGCGAGGTGATCGCGTGCCCCTTGATCGCCCAGGTGTGCCCCTGGTCGGTGGAGACGGCGTAGTCGATCGAGTCGTAGTGGGAGAACGACGGCTTGCCGAACGGTTCCGGCGTGAATTCGTTGTGCACCAAGCCGTACCAGTCCCCGGTGTCCGGATCGACCCAGGTGCCGACGAGATCGCAGAAGTTCCGCTGCGAGTAGCCGGAGCCCGCCGGGGGCGGGGTGGCCTCCTTGCCGGTAGGGCTGGTGTTGCACCGCCAGGTGGTGTCGTTGTTGCGGTCACGCGGTTCCGCCGGGTTCACCGCGTCGCTCAGTTCGCCGGAGCGCTTCGCCGAGTCGAAATCGTCTCCGGTGTAGAACTCCCATTCCCGCGGCTGGTCGGCGCCGTAGAGCGCGGCGGACTGCTGGAAGTAGAAGGTCCCGTCCTTGTCGACGAACGTCCCCGCCGGGGTGTCGGTGGGATGCGCGTAGGGCGCCGTCGACCCGACCGAGATCGAATAGGCGGGCTCGGCGGACGCGGTGGTGGCCGGTGCCAGCAGTGCGGCCGCGGTCATCGCGACGGTGACGAGGGTCTTGCTCGAGCGTGGCACGGCTGATCCGCCCCTTCGCGTCGTCGAACGGGAACTGGACCACTATCTGACAGAAGATGCTCGAAAGTCAACACTTGTGAACAAGATCGAACATGGGCAAGGTGATTGTGTGAACGTACGACCTTCGTAGGCGTTTGCGCTCGAACGGATTGACTTTCGAACGGCAGTGGGCCAACGATGCGGCGAACCCTCGATCCGAAGCCTTGGAGGCGCCATGAAGCGACGTGACCTCTTGAAGGGCGCCGCGGCGCTGTCCGGGGTCGCGCTCCTCCCGGTGAGCGTGCGCGACGCGCTGGCCTTGGCCATGCCGGAGGGCGGTCTCGACGGCATCGAGCACGTGGTGATCTTCATGCAGGAGAACCGCGCCTTCGACCACTACTTCGGCACCTACCGCGGGACCCGCGGGTTCAGCGATCCGGCGGCGATCACCCTGCCCGGTGGCGACTCGGTGTTCCGCCAGCCGAACGGATCGTCCTACGTCCTGCCGTACCGCGTCGACGACCAGTTCATGACGGGGACGCCGCACGACCGCGAAACCGGGCACGCGGCGTGGCACAACGGCCGGTACGACGACTGGGTCAAGCAGAAGTCCACCAGGACCATGACCTATCTCGACCGCGACTCGCTGCCCTTCTACCACGCACTGGCCGACGCGTTCACCCTCTGCGACGCCTACCACTGCTCCGAGCTCGGGCCGACCAACCCGAACCGGTTCTACCTGTTCACCGGCATGCTCGGCGACGAACCGCTGACCGGCAAACGCGCGGTGGGCAACGATTCCTGGCAGAACCCGAAGCACCCCGGCTACTCGTGGAAGACCTACGCCGAACGGCTGGAGGCGGCGGGGAAGTCTTGGCAGGTGTACCAGGAATGGGACAACTACGGCGACAACTCGCTCGACTACTTCACCTCGATCATGGCCGTCGGCAGGAAGGCGCTCGCGAAGACCGCCGCCGGGTACACCAAGCTCGAATACTTCTACTACGACGTGCTGGCGGCGGACGCCGAGAAGCGGAAGACTCTGCTCGCGCAGCTCGACCAGGGCGTGAAGACGCTGACCGAGGCCGAACGCCGGATCTACGACCGGGCGCTGGCCAGGGTGGCGCCAGGGCAACTCGCCCCGTCGTTCCGCGCCGACGTCGCGGCCGGACGGCTGCCCGCCGTTTCCTGGATCGTGGCGCCGGAGAAGCAGTGCGAGCACCCGCAATGGGGCCCGAACACGGGCGCGGACCTGGTCAAGGACATCCTCGACGCGCTGGCCTCCGACGTGTCGGTGTGGAACAAGTCCCTGTTCCTGCTGACCTACGACGAGAACGACGGCTTCTTCGACCACGTCCCGCCGCCGGTCCCGCCGGTCACGAGCGACGACGGTAAGTCCACTGTGGACTTCGCGGTGGAGATGGCCGACGGCATCCCGATCGGGCTCGGCAACCGGGTGCCGATGATCGTCGTGTCGCCGTGGAGCCGGGGCGGCAAGGTCTGTTCGCAGGTCTTCGACCACACCTCGGTGCTCCAGCTGCTGGAGACCTGGACGGGCGTGGCGGAACCGAACATCTCACCGTGGCGCCGCACCGTCTGCGGGGACCTCACGAGCGCGCTCGACTTCGGTTCCACCGGCAGCTATCCGGATCTCCCGGAGCCGGTGCCGACCTCCGGGCCGGACAGCACCGATCCCAAACCGCCGTCGGACCAGCGGATGCCGGTGCAGGAACCCGGTGTCCGCACGGCCCGCCCGGTGCCCTACGACCTCGCGGTTTCGGCGAGGGTCACGCCGGAGCAGTTGTTGCTCGACTTCGCGAACCGGGGTTCCGCCGGTGCGCACTTCTACGTCTACGCGAAGGCCTTCCGATCCGACGGGCCGTGGCGGTACACGGTCGAGAAGGGGAAGTCCCTTTCGGACTACTGGAAGGCGGGCAGTCCCGACGGCGCCTACGACCTGAACGTGCTGGGGCCGAACGGGTTCGTCCGCCGCTTCACCGGGAACCGGATCACCGCCACCAGCGGTGGCAACGCGAATCCCGAAGTGACGCTGACCTATGCCCCGGAAACCGGGGCCGTTTCGCTCGCCATGCGGAACGACGGCGGCAAGGCGTGCGCGATCACGGTCACCACCAACAACTCCGCTGGCGGGCCGTGGCGGTACGAGCTCGCCCCCGGTAAGTCCACATCGGACTCTTTCGACACCGGGGGCGCGCTCGGGGGCTGGTACGACCTCACCGCGACCGCGGACACCGCCGACGGGTTCACCCGCCGGTTCGCCGGGCACCTGGAGACCGGCACCGAAAGCATCACGGACCCGGCCATCGGCTCCCGCGACCTGTCGAGCACGGTGGTCCGCTCCGCCGCCGGGGCCGCCCGCGAAGTCCGGTTGGACCTCGGATCCGCCCGCACCGTGACGGGAGTGCGGTCACGGGGAAGCGCCGGTGGAAGCTACGAGCTGTCGTTCTCCCTCGACGGCGCCACCTGGTCGACCCCGCGGGCGAGCGCCGCGCGGGCGGGGATGATCCCGTGCGCGCCGACGAAGGCCCGCTACGTCCGGTTGCGCTCGGTGTCCGAAATGGACGTACCGGAGGTGACTCCCGTCGGCTGGTGAAGCGGGATCACCGGACCGGGGCGTCCCAGTCGATGGTGTACCGCAGGTCGGGGCCGAGCGTTTTCTCCCCGCCGATCACCTTGAACGCCAACGGCATCACGATTTTCGTGACGCGCCTGCCGATCGGACCCGGCGTCTTGGCGCGGTTCGTCCTGGCGCCGCGCCGGGTGATCCGCTCGACCCTGTCCCGGCGGAGCCCTTCGTAGGCCGCGAACGCCGCCGACGGCTCCGGCAGGTCGCGAAGGCACCTGGCGAGCTGGACCGCGCTTTCGATCGCCATCGACGCGCCCTGCCCGGTGCTGTTGGACGGCGCGTGCACGGAGTCGCCGACGAGCACCATGCGACCGCGGTACCAGTGGGGGACCGGCGGCATGATGTGGAGCGCGCCCACGATGTCCAGGTTCTCCGCGGTGGTGCGGGCGGCGAGGGAGCCGCCGGGCACATCGTCCGCGTAGGTCTCGCGCAACTGCCACAGCCATTCTTCGGCCGGGATCTCGCGTGCCTCCTTTGTGGACAGGTACTTCTTCGATGGTAGGTTGACACCCCAGGTGATCCTGCCGTCGGCCAGCTTCCAGTACAGGTAGTAGGCCCGTTCCCCGAAGGCGAAGGTCATCATGCCGGGCTCCAGCGCGGCCAGTTCCGCGTCCGGTTCGACGTCCGGTTCGACGTAGCCCTGGAAGCCGAGCATCCCGGTGAAGTCGGCGTCCGGTGCGTCCGGATCGATGAGCTTCCGCACCGTCGAGCGCACGCCGTCGGCACCGACGAGGATGTCCGCGGTCGCGCTGCTCCCGTCGGCGAACCGCGCGGTCACGCCGTTTCGGCTTTCGTCGACACCGACCAGGCGCTTGCCGTACTCGAACCGGACCCCGGATTCCTCGGCCACTTCGCGTAGCACGGGGTGCAGTTCGCCGCGCTGGACGACTTGCTGGGGTTCGATCCGGGTCAGGGCGGGCAGGTCGATGCGCTTGCCGCCGATCGACATGGCGGTGTGGGTGATCGGCAGCGCGATGGCGCGCACGGCGTCGGCCGCGCCGATGGCGCCGAGCGCGGCGACACCGTTGGGTGCCAGCGCGAGACTGCCGCCGATCCCGTCGGACGGTTCCGGGTACGCCTCGTAGACGGTCGCGTCGACACCGGCGCGGCGCAACGCTGTCGCGGTGACGGGCCCCGCGATCCCGCCGCCGATGACCAGCGCGGTTCTTGCTGCGGACATGTGTTCCTCCTCGGTGGGGTGCGCGTTTCGCGCACCGGTTCGGCACCGATGCGGATGCGGAGGAGCAGGACACGGTTATCCTTGAGGTGCCACTCGTGACCGGGCTCGTTCGCGGGCATCGGTTCGGGGAAGGGCCGGTGGCGGTGCTGCAACACCGTCACCGGCCTGGTCTTACTGGTCGGGGGTCGACCCCCGTTCGGCGAGCGCGGCCCATTCCGGCGCCACTTCACCGGTTTCGTGCCACGCCTGCCAAGACGCGAGATCCGGGTGGGTCCCGGCGGTGAGTTCGGTCAGCAGGGACTCGGTCCAGCGCGCTTCCGCCTCGGCCATCGCGAGCCCGTACTCCTGTTCGGCCAGGAACAGCCGGGGGGTCTGCTCGGTTTCTTCGGCCAGTGCGTCCTTCTTGCGCGCGATGGACTCCTTCAAAGCCGCCAGCCTGGTGCTCAGCAGGTCGGCGACTTCTCCCGGCGGCAGCGCGGCGAACACGGACAGGCCCGCCGCGAACGAGGTGTGCTCCGGCATCGGCGTCGACACCAGTTCCCGCACCCAGTCCGCCAGCTCGTGCTTGCCCGCCTCGGTGATCCGGTAGACGGTGCGCTCGGGCCGCGCGCCCTGCCGCGTGTTGCCGACGACCTCGAGGAAACCGTGCTTCGCCATGTTCTGCACGACCGTGTACAGGGACCCCATCTTGAGGTCCAAGTCCTGGTCCTTGCCCCGCTCCCGCATGAGTGACGCCATTTCGTAGCGGTGCATCGGCCGCTGGTAGACGGTCGCCAGTACCGCCAGTGCCATCAGGTTGGCCACCTTGCGCTGTTTCGCCACCCCACGCCTCCTTGTTCGTCTACGAATATACGCACACGAACACTCGGGTGCAAACAAGCTTCCGCGGCTCGAACGGGCGGGGTGACATCATGGCGATCGTGAGCATCGACGAGACGCCGCTGACGCTGTACTTGGTGAAGCGGCTGGAACTGGCGATCCGCGCGCTCATGGACGACGCGCTGCGCGAACTCGGCTTGACCACGTTGCAGTACACCGCTCTGACGGTGTTGCAGGTCAGCGGCCCGCTTTCGTCGGCGCAGCTGGCGCGGCGGTCGTTTCTGCGGCCGCAGACGATGCATGAGATGGTCCTGACCCTGGAGAAGCGCGGCCTGATCGTCCGCGAAGCCAGGGACGGCAACAAGCGCGTCCTGCTGGCAAACCTGACCGAGGAGGGCGCCGACCTGCTGGCACAGTGCTCGCCCGCTGTGCTGGAGTTGGAGGGCGCCTTGCTGGACGGTCTTGCCCCGCGCCAGCGAGCCACGTTCCGCGACGGC is part of the Amycolatopsis sp. CA-230715 genome and encodes:
- a CDS encoding RICIN domain-containing protein, which produces MPRSSKTLVTVAMTAAALLAPATTASAEPAYSISVGSTAPYAHPTDTPAGTFVDKDGTFYFQQSAALYGADQPREWEFYTGDDFDSAKRSGELSDAVNPAEPRDRNNDTTWRCNTSPTGKEATPPPAGSGYSQRNFCDLVGTWVDPDTGDWYGLVHNEFTPEPFGKPSFSHYDSIDYAVSTDQGHTWAIKGHAITSPYSTKRGDTKAFPNQTFDYGDGDPRLFADPASGYFYLYYGSRIVPKEGTGGSAGGLAHVARAPMSGKLAGGTWSKWYDGAWSQPGLGGKESNMVPATAANPRGYTKPADDYDPANTGSVDQQVAAGELPAKSDLFVINIAYDAHLGLYIGEPEVVSGTQPQKFYVTDDLSTQKWRLIGDSGAYKSGSWYRWFLDGANKTSSTIVGKTFRSYCSIACATSDGEYADITVTSRTPAPAPVDPARTYRIGTGAGRVLAQVPGTGETTSTVNGALDGWKFTANGDGSFRITNDRTGQALGVPVSTANRAWGTRPVVSTPDASAGQQWFVVPAKGTHGGFRLINRYSGLALGLSATTGRLAETTPIRSWTDSSGSAVGGSRTAAEQTVTFAPVRR
- a CDS encoding phosphocholine-specific phospholipase C translates to MKRRDLLKGAAALSGVALLPVSVRDALALAMPEGGLDGIEHVVIFMQENRAFDHYFGTYRGTRGFSDPAAITLPGGDSVFRQPNGSSYVLPYRVDDQFMTGTPHDRETGHAAWHNGRYDDWVKQKSTRTMTYLDRDSLPFYHALADAFTLCDAYHCSELGPTNPNRFYLFTGMLGDEPLTGKRAVGNDSWQNPKHPGYSWKTYAERLEAAGKSWQVYQEWDNYGDNSLDYFTSIMAVGRKALAKTAAGYTKLEYFYYDVLAADAEKRKTLLAQLDQGVKTLTEAERRIYDRALARVAPGQLAPSFRADVAAGRLPAVSWIVAPEKQCEHPQWGPNTGADLVKDILDALASDVSVWNKSLFLLTYDENDGFFDHVPPPVPPVTSDDGKSTVDFAVEMADGIPIGLGNRVPMIVVSPWSRGGKVCSQVFDHTSVLQLLETWTGVAEPNISPWRRTVCGDLTSALDFGSTGSYPDLPEPVPTSGPDSTDPKPPSDQRMPVQEPGVRTARPVPYDLAVSARVTPEQLLLDFANRGSAGAHFYVYAKAFRSDGPWRYTVEKGKSLSDYWKAGSPDGAYDLNVLGPNGFVRRFTGNRITATSGGNANPEVTLTYAPETGAVSLAMRNDGGKACAITVTTNNSAGGPWRYELAPGKSTSDSFDTGGALGGWYDLTATADTADGFTRRFAGHLETGTESITDPAIGSRDLSSTVVRSAAGAAREVRLDLGSARTVTGVRSRGSAGGSYELSFSLDGATWSTPRASAARAGMIPCAPTKARYVRLRSVSEMDVPEVTPVGW
- a CDS encoding FAD-dependent oxidoreductase — its product is MSAARTALVIGGGIAGPVTATALRRAGVDATVYEAYPEPSDGIGGSLALAPNGVAALGAIGAADAVRAIALPITHTAMSIGGKRIDLPALTRIEPQQVVQRGELHPVLREVAEESGVRFEYGKRLVGVDESRNGVTARFADGSSATADILVGADGVRSTVRKLIDPDAPDADFTGMLGFQGYVEPDVEPDAELAALEPGMMTFAFGERAYYLYWKLADGRITWGVNLPSKKYLSTKEAREIPAEEWLWQLRETYADDVPGGSLAARTTAENLDIVGALHIMPPVPHWYRGRMVLVGDSVHAPSNSTGQGASMAIESAVQLARCLRDLPEPSAAFAAYEGLRRDRVERITRRGARTNRAKTPGPIGRRVTKIVMPLAFKVIGGEKTLGPDLRYTIDWDAPVR
- a CDS encoding PadR family transcriptional regulator; the encoded protein is MAKQRKVANLMALAVLATVYQRPMHRYEMASLMRERGKDQDLDLKMGSLYTVVQNMAKHGFLEVVGNTRQGARPERTVYRITEAGKHELADWVRELVSTPMPEHTSFAAGLSVFAALPPGEVADLLSTRLAALKESIARKKDALAEETEQTPRLFLAEQEYGLAMAEAEARWTESLLTELTAGTHPDLASWQAWHETGEVAPEWAALAERGSTPDQ
- a CDS encoding MarR family winged helix-turn-helix transcriptional regulator; translated protein: MDETPLTLYLVKRLELAIRALMDDALRELGLTTLQYTALTVLQVSGPLSSAQLARRSFLRPQTMHEMVLTLEKRGLIVREARDGNKRVLLANLTEEGADLLAQCSPAVLELEGALLDGLAPRQRATFRDGLQRGISALADLSATRR